Proteins encoded within one genomic window of Lynx canadensis isolate LIC74 chromosome B2, mLynCan4.pri.v2, whole genome shotgun sequence:
- the RPP40 gene encoding ribonuclease P protein subunit p40, which produces MATLRRLREVPRHLLVCEKSNFGHDKSRHRHLVETHYHNYRVSFLIPECGILSKELKNLVMETGPYYFVKNLPLHELITHEFINTFVKKGSCYALTYHTNIDEDNTVALLPNGKLILSLDKDTYEETGLQGRPSQYSGRKIMKFIVSIDLMDLSLNLDSKKYERVSWSFKEKKPLKFDFLLAWHHTGAEESRMMSYFASYGIQERQPRVALSTASELQCPVLRSGELGGAPEAACSAPELLDWLGAVFSNAQLNNEPNNFVSTYCCPQPSTVVAKAYLCTITGFIVPEKIRLLLEQLCRYFDEPKLAPWVTLSVQGFADSPVSWRENEHGFRKGGEHLYNFVIFNNQDYWLQMAVGANDDCPP; this is translated from the exons ATGGCCACACTGCGCAGGCTGCGAGAGGTTCCCCGACACTTGCTGGTCTGCGAGAAATCCAATTTCGGCCATGACAAGTCGCGCCACCGGCATCTTGTGGAGACGCACTACCATAATTACAGG GTTTCATTTCTGATTCCTGAATGTGGGATACtatcaaaagaactgaaaaaccTGGTCATGGAAACCGGACCCTATTACTTTGTGAAGAACTTACCTCTTCATGAGTTAATTACACATGAATTCATCAACACCTTTGTGAAGAAAG GTTCGTGCTATGCACTAACATACCATACAAATATTGATGAAGATAATACAGTTGCCCTGCTGCCAAATG gGAAATTAATTTTATCACTGGATAAAGATACTTATGAAGAAACTGGACTTCAAGGTCGTCCATCTCAGTATTCTGGCAGAAAAATCATGAAGTTCA ttgtttccattGATTTGATGGATTTATCCCTTAACCTGGATTCTAAGAAGTATGAAAGAGTTTCTTGGTCCTTCAAAGAAAAGAAGCCCttgaaatttgattttctcttggcTTGGCATCACACAG GTGCAGAAGAATCAAGGATGATGTCGTACTTTGCCAGTTACGGAATTCAGGAGCGGCAGCCGCGAGTCGCCCTGAGCACGGCGAGCGAGCTGCAGTGCCCGGTGCTGCGGAGCGGCGAGCTGGGGGGAGCCCCGGAGGCGGCTTGCAGCGCCCCTGAGCTCCTGGACTGGCTGGGCGCCGTCTTCAGTAACGCCCAACT AAATAATGAGCCGAATAATTTCGTATCAACCTATTGTTGTCCTCAGCCGAGCACGGTGGTGGCAAAAGCTTATTTGTGTACAATCACTGGGTTCATAGTTCCAGAGAAGATACGTCTCCTGTTGGAACAGCTGTG tcgCTACTTTGATGAGCCAAAGTTAGCTCCTTGGGTTACATTGTCAGTTCAAGGCTTTGCAGACAGTCCTGTTTCGTGGAGAGAAAATGAACATGGTTTTCGAAAAGGAGGAGAACATTTATACAACTTCGTGATTTTTAATAATCAAGACTATTGGCTTCAGATGGCTGTTGGGGCGAACGATGACTGTCCAccataa